The following are from one region of the Salvia splendens isolate huo1 chromosome 2, SspV2, whole genome shotgun sequence genome:
- the LOC121766315 gene encoding uncharacterized protein LOC121766315 yields the protein MPKLLGEFLQEQQEPFALEVYLLERGFARCSLKKTRRQAIPNCSEVVRAVFSRILLHNNRKKIKNPRKNDDKKYEDEFSSTTFYSSCSDLEDERSVEEDFDKQLSPISVLKETESKASPLHQTCVGQYKFKKTKGESSNSISQRKSKHKTAPKSKECMEHSHDYHYSINKRALQHSKKLLVDCVREVIENERRHDGEGGGGKQLKKILGAEELWKAVCENVWQWSQESIHENNISHLVKCDFMATLGEWGFDSQQRKDEVSIEIGDAILEDIINEIVTPC from the exons ATGCCTAAATTGCTGGGAGAATTTCTGCAAGAGCAACAAGAGCCATTCGCTCTAGAAGTTTACCTTCTTGAACGAGGCTTTGCGCGTTGCAGCCTCAAGAAGACACGGCGCCAAGCCATCCCAAACTGCTCGGAAGTAGTCCGAGCAGTTTTCAGCAGAATTCTGCTGCATAACAACAGAAAGAAAATCAAGAATCCCAGAAAAaatgatgacaaaaaatatgaagatgAGTTCTCTTCCACAACTTTCTACAGTTCTTGCTCAGATTTGGAAGATGAG AGATCAGTGGAAGAAGATTTTGATAAACAGCTCAGCCCAATCTCAGTTCTTAAAGAAACAGAATCCAAAGCCTCACCACTTCACCAGA CTTGTGTAGGGCAATACAAATTCAAGAAAACAAAAGGGGAATCATCAAATTCAATTTCTCAACGCAAATCAAAGCATAAAACTGCCCCAAAATCTAAAGAATGCATGGAACATTCTCATGATTATCACTACAGCATAAACAAGAGGGCACTGCAGCACTCGAAGAAGCTTCTAGTCGACTGCGTGAGAGAAGTGATCGAGAACGAGAGGAGGCACGATGGCGAAGGCGGAGGCGGGAAGCAACTGAAGAAGATCTTGGGAGCTGAGGAGCTTTGGAAGGCTGTGTGTGAGAATGTATGGCAATGGAGCCAAGAATCAATACATGAAAACAACATATCTCACTTGGTGAAATGTGATTTCATGGCTACTTTGGGAGAGTGGGGATTTGATTCTCAACAACGTAAAGATGAGGTTTCCATAGAGATTGGTGATGCTATTTTGGAGGATATTATTAATGAGATTGTTACTCCATGCTAG